A section of the Paenibacillus odorifer genome encodes:
- a CDS encoding RrF2 family transcriptional regulator: MHMKTGVEQSVYALVLLNMLPDKAVLSGEAISQQLGASATYFQKLLRKLVTADIITSVPGIKGGFKLKKSPEDIRVYDVYLAVEGQQSLYSSNGILVDMLDLEKEDSCCLLSNLMEEAESSWKAVLKRETIASLSEEMRAERFKDKIAVLEEWVSNKMVI; the protein is encoded by the coding sequence ATGCATATGAAAACAGGGGTAGAACAGTCGGTATATGCACTGGTTCTACTCAACATGCTGCCGGATAAGGCGGTGTTGTCTGGGGAAGCGATTAGCCAGCAGCTCGGAGCATCGGCGACCTATTTTCAGAAACTGTTAAGAAAGCTGGTAACCGCAGACATCATCACGTCTGTTCCTGGCATTAAAGGCGGTTTTAAATTAAAGAAAAGCCCTGAAGATATTCGTGTATATGACGTTTACCTCGCGGTGGAAGGCCAGCAGTCGCTGTATTCATCGAATGGGATTCTGGTAGACATGTTGGATTTAGAAAAAGAAGACAGCTGCTGCCTGTTATCGAATCTGATGGAAGAAGCTGAATCCTCTTGGAAAGCTGTATTAAAGCGAGAGACTATTGCTTCGTTGTCGGAGGAAATGCGTGCTGAACGCTTTAAAGATAAGATTGCAGTCTTAGAGGAATGGGTCAGCAATAAAATGGTCATCTAA
- a CDS encoding 4Fe-4S binding protein has protein sequence MIELISLERCVGCKLCTKVCPTNVFEMQGKIPVIARQEDCQTCFMCEAYCPVDALYVAPQADQLIGVNEEALIQSGALGSWRAEIGWGPGANGSMAERDTTPYFEVFTEQYRT, from the coding sequence ATGATCGAATTAATCAGCTTGGAGCGTTGTGTTGGTTGTAAGCTGTGTACGAAAGTATGTCCGACGAACGTATTCGAAATGCAGGGGAAGATTCCGGTCATTGCCCGTCAGGAAGATTGCCAGACCTGTTTCATGTGTGAAGCTTATTGTCCTGTAGATGCTTTATACGTGGCACCACAGGCGGATCAGCTGATCGGTGTAAATGAGGAGGCGTTAATCCAGTCAGGCGCGTTGGGAAGCTGGCGTGCTGAAATCGGCTGGGGACCAGGTGCGAATGGCTCGATGGCGGAGAGGGATACGACTCCTTATTTTGAAGTGTTTACCGAGCAGTACCGTACATGA
- the deoC gene encoding deoxyribose-phosphate aldolase produces the protein MSEITLSGIIDHTLLKADARKEDIIKLAEEAKTYKFASVCVNPAWVATAHEVLKDTPEVKVCTVIGFPLGSSTTESKAFETTDAIAKGAGEVDMVINIGALKDGNDELVKRDIAAVVDAARGKALTKVIIEACLLTEEEKVRACKLSVEAGADYVKTSTGFSTGGATKEDIALMRATVGPNIGVKASGGVRSAEDAHVMVQAGASRIGTSGGVAIAKGETSQSNY, from the coding sequence ATGAGCGAAATTACACTATCGGGGATTATTGATCATACACTGCTTAAAGCAGATGCACGGAAAGAAGACATTATTAAATTGGCGGAGGAAGCTAAAACTTATAAGTTTGCTTCTGTCTGCGTAAACCCAGCTTGGGTAGCTACTGCCCATGAAGTGCTGAAAGATACGCCTGAGGTTAAAGTATGTACAGTTATCGGCTTCCCGCTGGGATCATCGACAACAGAGAGCAAAGCATTCGAGACTACCGATGCTATCGCTAAAGGTGCTGGCGAGGTGGACATGGTCATCAATATCGGAGCATTAAAAGATGGCAACGATGAGCTGGTTAAACGTGATATTGCAGCCGTTGTAGATGCAGCTCGTGGCAAAGCACTGACAAAAGTCATCATTGAGGCTTGTCTGTTAACGGAAGAAGAAAAAGTTCGTGCCTGCAAGCTATCTGTTGAGGCTGGAGCAGATTACGTAAAAACATCCACTGGATTCTCTACAGGCGGGGCAACGAAAGAAGATATCGCGCTTATGCGTGCTACAGTTGGACCTAATATTGGTGTAAAAGCTTCCGGTGGTGTACGTAGTGCAGAAGATGCACATGTAATGGTACAAGCAGGTGCAAGCCGTATTGGAACTAGTGGTGGTGTAGCGATTGCTAAAGGCGAAACAAGCCAAAGCAATTACTAA
- a CDS encoding ketoacyl-ACP synthase III produces the protein MGHITIRQAAYYHPEHIVDNEYYLKHFQSMGKDIKRFLEVMGRDRRYIVKEQGENALTMGLKAAQKVLSEANLQGEDMDMIMFASQTPEYTYPTNALLLHRMLQGKHRTITQDSNANCAGMVSAVEQTSRYMQANPSIRYALVVGSDYSSVNCNTDDEITYPNFGDAAAAVILERSNEHAGFIDSLYYTDSEGSENIMFPACGLSNIYQEGMTPEQIRIRWTPFDGTVCVDAAIADMKELLSRNGLTTDDISAFCLSQFSLKNIELIQIGLGLTAEKFIYVGDEFGYTATSSPFIAFQRGVEDGRIKRGDYVFFWSVGAGWQIPTMLYQY, from the coding sequence TTGGGACATATAACGATTCGCCAAGCTGCTTATTACCACCCAGAGCATATCGTAGATAACGAATATTATCTGAAGCATTTTCAGAGTATGGGCAAGGACATCAAACGATTCCTAGAAGTCATGGGTCGCGACCGGAGATACATCGTAAAAGAACAGGGTGAAAATGCCCTGACGATGGGATTAAAGGCTGCCCAAAAAGTGCTTAGCGAAGCGAATTTGCAAGGTGAGGATATGGACATGATCATGTTCGCTTCACAGACGCCAGAGTACACCTATCCTACCAATGCACTTCTACTACACCGTATGCTTCAAGGTAAACACCGGACCATTACGCAGGATTCCAATGCTAACTGCGCAGGAATGGTATCTGCCGTGGAGCAGACAAGTCGTTATATGCAAGCCAATCCCAGCATCAGGTACGCACTCGTCGTAGGAAGCGACTACAGTTCAGTGAACTGCAATACAGATGATGAAATTACTTACCCTAACTTTGGGGACGCCGCAGCAGCAGTGATTCTGGAGCGCAGCAACGAGCATGCAGGCTTCATAGATTCCCTTTATTACACCGATTCTGAGGGCTCCGAGAATATTATGTTCCCGGCCTGCGGCCTGTCGAATATTTATCAAGAGGGTATGACCCCAGAGCAGATTCGGATACGGTGGACCCCTTTTGACGGTACTGTGTGTGTAGACGCAGCTATAGCGGATATGAAAGAGCTTCTCTCACGCAACGGTCTGACTACGGACGATATCTCTGCATTCTGTCTTTCACAATTCTCACTGAAAAATATCGAGCTCATCCAAATCGGACTCGGACTAACCGCAGAGAAGTTCATTTATGTAGGCGACGAGTTCGGCTATACAGCCACAAGCAGTCCTTTTATCGCCTTTCAACGCGGAGTCGAGGACGGACGAATCAAACGTGGCGATTATGTCTTCTTTTGGTCAGTTGGCGCTGGCTGGCAAATTCCTACGATGCTTTATCAATATTAA
- a CDS encoding LLM class flavin-dependent oxidoreductase — MRLSVLDQAPVTSGNTAEGALNKAEELAILADELGYSRMWMAEHHGGNTFASSAPEVTAARLAAKTNRIRIGTGGVMMMHYSPLKLAEVFKTLSAFSPGRIDFGVGRAPGGDTSAMYALSEGRELMLHNMYDKLGITMQLLSDQIPEDELYAKNLAAPTKVALPEVWLLGSSGNSARKAAQMGVGYSFAQFFNGAMSNEILDHYRNNYQPSIFMDKPEISVSYMVTTAETKEEAEYEALPQDIFRLMMSKGRITQVLTPEEAQNISLSEIDRMSIKEGRKIHLVGAVKDIAVRLQEEQAQYGFQEAMICSIPHSQEKRLEVYRLLARELLGS; from the coding sequence ATGAGATTAAGCGTATTGGATCAGGCACCCGTGACAAGCGGTAACACAGCGGAAGGTGCCCTGAATAAAGCAGAAGAACTGGCTATTTTAGCAGATGAGCTGGGATATAGCAGAATGTGGATGGCAGAGCACCATGGCGGAAATACTTTTGCTAGCTCAGCTCCGGAAGTAACGGCTGCCCGTTTAGCCGCCAAGACCAACCGTATTCGAATCGGCACCGGCGGTGTAATGATGATGCATTATTCTCCTCTTAAGCTGGCGGAAGTATTTAAAACGTTAAGTGCTTTTTCCCCGGGGAGAATTGATTTCGGTGTGGGACGAGCTCCTGGTGGCGATACAAGCGCCATGTACGCTTTATCTGAAGGCCGTGAGTTAATGCTGCATAATATGTATGACAAGCTTGGCATTACCATGCAACTGCTTAGTGATCAGATTCCGGAAGATGAGCTATATGCCAAAAATCTCGCTGCTCCAACGAAGGTGGCGCTCCCTGAAGTATGGTTGTTAGGCTCGAGCGGCAATAGTGCGCGAAAAGCTGCACAAATGGGAGTCGGATACTCCTTCGCACAATTTTTTAATGGTGCGATGAGTAATGAGATCTTGGACCATTACCGGAATAACTACCAGCCTTCTATCTTTATGGACAAACCAGAGATCAGTGTATCCTATATGGTGACCACAGCAGAAACGAAGGAAGAAGCTGAGTATGAAGCGTTACCGCAGGATATTTTTCGGTTGATGATGAGTAAGGGCCGGATTACTCAGGTGCTGACACCAGAAGAAGCTCAGAACATTTCGTTATCGGAAATTGACCGGATGTCAATCAAGGAAGGGCGCAAGATTCATTTGGTTGGTGCGGTTAAAGACATCGCCGTACGTTTGCAAGAAGAACAAGCACAATATGGATTCCAAGAAGCAATGATATGCAGCATCCCACATTCGCAGGAGAAACGGCTAGAGGTTTACCGACTACTGGCGCGTGAACTGCTAGGCTCTTGA
- a CDS encoding SulP family inorganic anion transporter — translation MLKQLTLNNGWFSNTRTDILSGMTVAVALIPEAIAFSILAGVSPMVGLYASFCIAIVTALAGGRPGMISAATGAMALLVGSLVLEHGIEYLFAATVLAGVFQILMGMLKLGRFITFLPQPVMTGFVNALAILIFMAQLTHFKGQGWVMYGLVALTLLIIYMVPRFTKAVPSALVAIVIVSVLSIALHLDVRTVGDMGNITATLPLFHLPQIPFTLDTLLIILPYSLSLAVVGLLESLMTATLIDDITGTGSDKNREAKGQGLANVVTGFFGGMAGCAMIGQSMVNMKSGGRTRLSTFVSGIFLLFLIIVLGDVVKQIPMGALVGVMIMVCISTFEWSSLKTLTRVPLSDALVMIVTVVTVVVTDNLSIGVLFGVLLSALTFAWKIASIRLTVQEATSSKTYAVSGQLFFGTTSHFIHEFAYESDPDHIIIDFLHSHVWDQSAVHAIAKTMSKYAEHGKKVTITGLNDQSSQLVQRVGLSLQ, via the coding sequence ATTTTGAAGCAGCTTACCTTAAATAATGGGTGGTTTTCTAACACTCGAACCGATATTTTATCGGGGATGACCGTAGCCGTTGCGCTGATTCCTGAAGCGATCGCTTTTTCGATCCTGGCGGGAGTAAGTCCGATGGTTGGTTTATATGCCTCTTTTTGTATTGCGATTGTAACGGCACTTGCCGGGGGCAGACCCGGAATGATCTCGGCGGCTACGGGAGCTATGGCTCTGTTAGTCGGAAGTCTCGTACTAGAACACGGAATAGAGTATCTGTTCGCGGCAACTGTACTGGCTGGTGTGTTTCAGATATTGATGGGGATGCTAAAGCTGGGGCGGTTTATCACGTTTTTGCCACAGCCGGTCATGACAGGGTTTGTCAACGCGCTGGCGATACTGATTTTTATGGCACAGCTTACCCATTTTAAAGGACAAGGCTGGGTGATGTACGGACTGGTAGCTCTGACCTTGCTTATTATCTACATGGTTCCTCGGTTTACCAAAGCCGTACCTTCAGCACTTGTAGCGATCGTTATCGTTTCTGTTCTTAGCATCGCTCTTCATCTGGACGTAAGAACCGTAGGCGATATGGGGAATATTACAGCAACTTTGCCACTATTCCATCTCCCGCAAATCCCGTTCACGCTGGATACTCTGCTTATTATTTTGCCATATTCACTTTCACTGGCCGTAGTTGGGCTATTGGAATCCCTGATGACTGCCACCTTAATAGACGATATTACGGGCACAGGTAGTGATAAGAACAGAGAGGCGAAGGGACAGGGGCTTGCGAATGTAGTCACTGGTTTTTTCGGAGGGATGGCAGGCTGTGCGATGATTGGCCAATCGATGGTTAACATGAAGTCAGGAGGACGCACGCGTCTGTCCACGTTTGTGTCAGGAATCTTTTTATTATTCCTAATTATCGTACTTGGCGATGTGGTGAAGCAGATCCCGATGGGCGCGCTCGTCGGCGTAATGATAATGGTCTGTATCAGCACCTTTGAATGGAGCTCACTCAAAACTTTAACCCGTGTTCCGCTAAGCGATGCGCTGGTTATGATTGTGACGGTGGTCACCGTGGTGGTTACAGACAACCTTTCTATTGGGGTTTTGTTTGGGGTTCTGCTAAGTGCTTTAACGTTTGCTTGGAAAATAGCTTCGATCCGCCTAACTGTTCAGGAAGCAACCTCTTCCAAGACATATGCGGTTTCCGGCCAGCTGTTCTTCGGCACGACAAGCCACTTCATTCATGAATTCGCATACGAAAGCGATCCGGATCATATTATTATCGATTTTTTACACTCCCATGTGTGGGACCAATCCGCTGTCCATGCCATAGCGAAGACGATGAGCAAATACGCCGAGCATGGCAAAAAAGTCACCATTACAGGACTTAATGACCAGAGCTCACAGCTGGTTCAGCGGGTGGGATTATCATTACAGTAG
- a CDS encoding prohibitin family protein gives MNMQMNPKLKQLRPGKIVSGIAAVLIVLLIGANSFVSVEYGHVGLYKTFGKLNDNTLSPGIHFKIPFIQTVIQVNTQVTKAETDTSASSKDLQPVSTHVAVNYSVNKASAFNLMNNIGGNFDSVIINPAIQEIVKEVTAKYPAEDLITRRDVVSSEISEHLTARLAKYDLIVNDINIVNFKFSEAFNQSIEAKQVAQQQALKAENDLRRIEIEAKQKIAQAQAEAESLRLKKQEVTPELVQLKQIEVQEKALEKWNGVLPSVTGGATPFVDVQSLTK, from the coding sequence ATGAATATGCAAATGAATCCGAAATTGAAACAGCTGCGTCCGGGAAAAATAGTCAGCGGTATTGCAGCGGTGCTCATTGTATTGTTGATCGGCGCGAACTCTTTTGTATCTGTGGAATATGGGCATGTAGGTTTATACAAAACCTTTGGCAAATTAAATGACAATACATTGTCACCCGGCATTCATTTTAAAATCCCTTTTATTCAGACAGTGATTCAGGTCAATACACAGGTAACGAAGGCGGAGACCGATACTTCAGCCTCTTCAAAGGATCTTCAGCCTGTGTCCACACATGTGGCGGTGAACTATTCCGTAAATAAGGCTTCGGCCTTTAATCTGATGAACAATATCGGAGGTAATTTTGATAGTGTAATTATCAATCCGGCTATTCAAGAAATCGTTAAAGAAGTGACAGCCAAATATCCAGCAGAGGATTTGATTACGCGTCGTGATGTGGTGTCGAGTGAGATTAGTGAGCACTTAACCGCTAGGCTGGCAAAATATGACCTGATCGTCAACGATATTAACATCGTTAACTTTAAATTCTCGGAGGCGTTTAACCAGTCGATTGAAGCAAAGCAGGTTGCCCAGCAGCAGGCGCTGAAGGCGGAAAATGATCTCCGGCGGATTGAAATTGAAGCGAAGCAAAAAATCGCCCAGGCGCAAGCAGAGGCCGAATCTTTAAGACTTAAGAAGCAAGAGGTTACACCTGAGCTGGTGCAGCTGAAGCAAATTGAGGTTCAGGAGAAAGCGCTGGAAAAATGGAACGGCGTGCTGCCATCTGTAACAGGGGGAGCCACACCTTTTGTGGATGTTCAATCCCTGACTAAATAA
- a CDS encoding bifunctional 3-deoxy-7-phosphoheptulonate synthase/chorismate mutase, protein MSNVELDVLRGRLDEINGQLLELISERAKIVQEIGVVKEKQGVPKFDPEREKQMLDKLVASNKGPFTNGTIRSLFKQIFSASLDLQTDDHKKTLLVARKSHKEDTVIVLPGDVTVGGASSLMVAGPCSVESELQTRTVAAALQKAGVRVMRGGAFKPRTSPYDFQGLGMDGLRILREAANEYGLLTISEIVDPRHIEESLDYVDIIQIGARNMHNFELLKAVGEVDKPVLLKRGLAATLDEFIHAAEYIMSRGNTQIMLIERGIRTYEKATRNTLDISAVPILKQECHLPVLVDVTHSTGRKDILIPCAKAALAAGADGIMVEVHPDPATALSDAAQQLNIDEFNTFFNEVKASGLYR, encoded by the coding sequence ATGAGTAACGTGGAATTGGATGTTCTTAGAGGTCGTCTGGATGAAATTAATGGGCAATTGCTGGAGCTGATCTCCGAGCGGGCTAAGATTGTTCAGGAGATTGGAGTAGTTAAAGAAAAACAAGGTGTCCCTAAATTTGATCCGGAACGGGAAAAACAGATGCTGGATAAGCTCGTAGCGAGCAACAAAGGCCCTTTCACTAACGGGACGATCCGTAGCCTCTTCAAACAAATTTTCTCAGCTTCTCTGGACTTACAAACAGATGATCATAAAAAAACTTTACTGGTAGCCCGCAAGAGCCACAAAGAGGATACAGTGATTGTTCTGCCGGGAGATGTAACGGTTGGCGGTGCTTCTTCACTGATGGTAGCCGGTCCTTGCTCCGTGGAAAGTGAACTGCAGACTCGCACCGTAGCTGCTGCCCTGCAAAAAGCCGGAGTACGTGTAATGCGTGGCGGTGCCTTCAAGCCTCGGACTTCACCTTATGATTTCCAAGGGCTGGGAATGGACGGTTTAAGAATATTACGAGAAGCAGCAAATGAATATGGACTGCTGACCATCAGCGAAATTGTAGATCCAAGACATATTGAAGAGTCGCTTGATTATGTGGATATCATCCAGATCGGTGCACGTAATATGCATAATTTCGAGCTGCTAAAAGCGGTCGGAGAAGTCGACAAGCCGGTGCTGCTGAAACGTGGATTGGCTGCCACACTCGATGAATTCATCCATGCAGCGGAATACATCATGTCTCGTGGAAACACACAGATCATGCTGATTGAACGTGGAATTCGCACCTATGAAAAAGCGACCCGCAACACGCTTGATATCTCAGCAGTGCCAATTCTCAAACAGGAATGCCATTTGCCAGTATTGGTTGATGTAACTCACTCGACAGGCCGCAAAGACATCCTTATTCCATGTGCGAAAGCCGCACTCGCAGCTGGAGCTGACGGCATTATGGTGGAAGTGCATCCTGATCCTGCAACCGCATTGTCTGATGCCGCTCAGCAGCTGAACATTGATGAATTCAACACCTTCTTTAATGAAGTGAAAGCTTCCGGATTGTACCGGTAA
- a CDS encoding glutathione peroxidase, whose product MSIYQYSARSIRGKDIELEQYKGKVLLIVNTASKCGFTHQYSDLQKLYERYEERGLQILGFPSNQFGEQEPGSNEEVNVFCQINYGVTFPLFEKVDVKGEAKHPLFTYLTEQAGFEGFDINHSSGKLLQSMLEDKDPEALNNDEIKWNFTKFLIDREGNVVTRFESTVDPLDIEPAIEALL is encoded by the coding sequence ATGAGCATTTATCAATATTCAGCACGCAGTATTCGGGGAAAAGATATCGAGCTAGAGCAATACAAAGGTAAAGTACTACTGATAGTGAACACAGCAAGTAAGTGCGGATTTACCCACCAATATTCAGATCTGCAAAAGCTTTATGAGCGGTACGAGGAACGTGGCCTCCAAATTCTCGGCTTTCCTTCCAATCAATTTGGAGAGCAAGAACCCGGCAGCAATGAAGAGGTTAATGTATTTTGCCAAATTAATTACGGGGTAACCTTCCCACTCTTTGAAAAGGTTGACGTAAAAGGCGAAGCTAAACACCCTCTTTTCACCTACCTAACAGAACAGGCTGGATTTGAAGGGTTCGATATCAACCATTCTTCAGGAAAGCTGCTGCAAAGCATGCTTGAAGACAAAGATCCAGAGGCTCTGAACAATGACGAAATCAAGTGGAACTTCACTAAATTCCTGATTGATCGCGAAGGCAATGTTGTCACTAGATTCGAATCTACGGTGGACCCGCTGGATATTGAACCAGCTATCGAAGCCCTGCTGTAA